One Deltaproteobacteria bacterium GWA2_45_12 DNA segment encodes these proteins:
- a CDS encoding propionyl-CoA carboxylase, with amino-acid sequence MSLRDLTQQFNQKKKNVLGMGGADEIAKQHAAGKLTVRERLDLLLDKNSFVEMGSLATSQVEDAALGGKETPADGVITGIGQIGGRRVCLIAYDFTVIAGSIGEAGERKANRMRELALWERIPIIWLLDSAGARIQEIASSKFASTGKMFFDQVTLSGVVPQIAALMGPCAAGTAYIAALADFVPMVKGTSSMALAGPPLVKAVIGEDVLTEDLGGSKVHCEISGVGDLEVKDDKECISVIKKYLSYFPDHCQAKPIPQQKNISVLPQSDRLSQLLSGSDADEDRLDDDILDILPASSRQFYDMRNIITKIVDGNEFLEIKPKFGQGLITALARVGGFSVGFVASQPAYHGGVINVDESDKAARFINLCDAFNIPLIYLQDVPGFMVGSEVEKKGIIRHGAKMLFATSRATVPKITVIIRKAYGAGYYVMGGKAYGPDLIVAWPTAEVSLMGAEGAVNIIYRKEIQKADDPEKKRKELVEEYQKKIALDVAAGGAYIDEVIDPRDTRKVIVETLKFSQNKKLEQPYKKHGVEPV; translated from the coding sequence ATGTCCCTTCGCGATTTAACCCAACAATTCAACCAGAAAAAAAAGAATGTTCTTGGCATGGGTGGGGCTGATGAAATTGCTAAGCAACATGCCGCAGGCAAACTCACAGTGCGCGAACGCCTTGATTTACTTTTAGACAAAAATTCTTTTGTTGAGATGGGAAGTTTGGCCACTTCGCAGGTTGAAGATGCTGCGTTAGGTGGAAAAGAAACTCCGGCCGATGGTGTTATTACAGGGATTGGCCAGATTGGTGGTCGAAGGGTTTGTCTGATTGCCTACGACTTTACGGTGATTGCCGGAAGCATTGGCGAGGCCGGGGAACGTAAGGCCAATCGGATGCGTGAACTGGCCCTTTGGGAACGCATTCCCATCATTTGGTTGCTTGATTCTGCGGGGGCACGCATTCAGGAGATTGCCAGTTCCAAATTTGCCTCCACCGGGAAAATGTTTTTTGACCAGGTAACCCTTTCCGGTGTTGTCCCTCAAATTGCGGCCCTCATGGGGCCATGTGCCGCGGGTACGGCCTATATTGCCGCCTTGGCTGATTTTGTCCCCATGGTCAAAGGGACATCCTCCATGGCATTGGCAGGCCCACCCTTGGTCAAGGCCGTGATTGGCGAAGATGTTTTGACAGAAGATTTGGGAGGCTCCAAGGTTCATTGTGAAATAAGCGGTGTGGGGGATTTGGAAGTAAAAGATGACAAAGAATGTATCTCCGTTATCAAAAAATATCTGAGTTATTTTCCCGACCATTGTCAGGCAAAACCGATCCCCCAACAAAAAAATATTTCTGTATTGCCGCAGAGTGACCGTCTTTCCCAATTGCTTTCCGGCAGTGATGCCGATGAAGATCGCTTAGATGATGATATTTTGGATATCTTACCGGCCAGTTCTCGCCAGTTTTACGATATGCGCAACATCATCACAAAAATTGTGGATGGGAATGAATTTTTGGAAATAAAGCCCAAATTTGGCCAGGGGCTTATTACAGCACTGGCTCGTGTGGGAGGTTTTTCAGTGGGGTTTGTGGCCAGCCAGCCGGCTTATCATGGGGGTGTGATTAACGTGGATGAATCAGACAAGGCTGCGCGTTTTATTAATTTGTGTGACGCGTTTAACATCCCCCTTATTTATTTGCAGGATGTACCGGGGTTTATGGTGGGTTCTGAAGTTGAAAAAAAGGGGATTATCCGCCATGGGGCCAAAATGCTCTTTGCCACCAGCCGGGCCACGGTTCCAAAAATCACGGTGATTATCCGCAAAGCTTATGGAGCCGGTTATTATGTGATGGGGGGAAAGGCTTATGGGCCCGATTTGATTGTTGCGTGGCCAACAGCTGAAGTAAGTCTGATGGGGGCGGAAGGAGCGGTAAATATCATTTATCGGAAAGAAATACAAAAAGCCGATGACCCTGAAAAAAAACGAAAAGAATTGGTTGAAGAATACCAGAAGAAAATTGCCCTTGATGTGGCGGCCGGTGGGGCCTATATCGATGAAGTTATTGATCCACGGGATACCCGTAAAGTGATTGTGGAAACCTTGAAGTTTTCACAGAATAAAAAATTGGAACAACCGTATAAAAAACACGGAGTGGAGCCTGTTTAA